In Pseudobdellovibrionaceae bacterium, the following proteins share a genomic window:
- a CDS encoding tryptophan--tRNA ligase, giving the protein MSQKKVVLTGVKPTGQPHIGNFLGAMRPGLALANTEEMKSYFFIADYHSLTGVHDAKKLNEMIYEVAASWLACGLDPTKTVFYRQADVPEIFELSWILSCFSPKGLMNRAHAYKARVAEAEEAGKNDPDALVNMGLFTYPILMAADILMFGTNLVPVGEDQIQHVEIARDIAQKINRTYGEVLVVPEFVVQKDSKLVPGLDGRKMSKSYDNYIPMFAEEKKLRKLVMKIKTDSTPPEAPKDPNNSLIFDLYKEFANVDQIEDFRARYLKGISWGEAKQSLFEAMNEVLSRPRQRYEELMANRAEIDDLLTKGGQEAREVARENLRRLRLAIGIDK; this is encoded by the coding sequence ATGAGCCAGAAAAAAGTTGTTCTCACCGGTGTTAAACCAACGGGTCAGCCCCATATTGGTAATTTTCTGGGAGCCATGCGGCCCGGTTTGGCTTTGGCCAACACCGAGGAGATGAAGTCCTATTTTTTCATTGCCGACTATCATTCCCTCACTGGCGTTCATGATGCCAAGAAATTGAATGAGATGATCTATGAAGTGGCCGCATCCTGGTTGGCCTGTGGTCTTGACCCCACAAAGACGGTGTTTTATCGGCAGGCCGATGTGCCAGAAATATTTGAGTTGAGTTGGATTTTGTCGTGTTTTTCACCCAAGGGTTTGATGAATCGCGCCCATGCCTATAAGGCGCGAGTGGCCGAGGCGGAAGAGGCAGGGAAAAATGATCCCGATGCCTTGGTGAATATGGGTCTCTTCACCTATCCAATTTTGATGGCTGCCGACATTCTCATGTTTGGCACCAACCTGGTGCCTGTGGGTGAAGATCAGATTCAACATGTGGAGATTGCCCGGGACATTGCTCAGAAAATCAACCGCACCTACGGTGAAGTGCTGGTGGTGCCTGAGTTCGTGGTGCAGAAAGATTCGAAGCTGGTGCCGGGTCTGGATGGTCGCAAGATGTCCAAGAGTTACGACAACTATATCCCCATGTTCGCTGAGGAAAAGAAGCTGCGCAAACTGGTGATGAAGATCAAAACCGACAGCACTCCACCAGAAGCGCCTAAAGATCCTAATAATTCCCTGATCTTTGATCTCTATAAGGAATTTGCCAATGTAGACCAGATCGAGGATTTTCGTGCTCGCTATCTGAAAGGAATCTCCTGGGGAGAAGCCAAGCAAAGTCTTTTTGAAGCTATGAATGAAGTCTTAAGTCGGCCTCGTCAGCGCTACGAAGAGCTGATGGCCAATCGGGCTGAGATCGATGACTTGCTGACCAAAGGGGGGCAGGAGGCTCGCGAAGTTGCTCGTGAGAACCTGCGCCGTTTGCGTTTGGCCATTGGAATCGACAAGTGA
- a CDS encoding DUF2799 domain-containing protein, translated as MRPLVVLLFWAGMGLLASGCASMSEKACEVGDWAQYGQVDARKGRLKDYWKRHQRACGEYNTQVDVQAYESGWQSGLSEFCQPESAYGHGAMGKSYYGQCAGLDEKVFKKNFALGRKVYLLKKSREELDGQMESMNGESSEVSGNSVVGAIVGIISETAKQGRRSQLSEKRAEMTEEIYQLESQAPAVSLSQEELSPSMWKSVGGTVTGMIVGFGAGHAIQGRYWDKGWIFTAGEGAAVGGLILSASQCDTKQAETKVGGTAVQTQVHRECQGVLPLLSILGFIGMRIWQSVDLITHTGQASNGYLDHLEAEVAKPAWSVGVYLPKAESPPSLGLQFNW; from the coding sequence ATGCGACCATTGGTGGTGTTGTTGTTTTGGGCCGGGATGGGCCTGTTGGCGAGTGGCTGTGCCAGCATGAGTGAAAAAGCCTGTGAAGTGGGCGACTGGGCCCAATACGGACAGGTGGATGCGCGCAAAGGTCGTCTTAAGGACTATTGGAAGCGCCACCAAAGAGCTTGTGGTGAGTATAACACGCAGGTGGATGTTCAGGCCTACGAAAGTGGTTGGCAGTCAGGCTTATCGGAATTCTGTCAGCCGGAAAGTGCCTATGGGCATGGAGCCATGGGGAAGTCCTATTACGGGCAGTGTGCCGGTCTTGACGAGAAAGTCTTCAAAAAGAACTTCGCCTTAGGGAGAAAAGTCTATTTGCTCAAGAAGTCGCGCGAAGAGCTGGACGGGCAAATGGAATCCATGAATGGCGAAAGTTCGGAAGTCAGTGGTAACTCGGTGGTGGGGGCGATTGTTGGCATCATCAGTGAAACGGCGAAGCAGGGGCGCCGGTCCCAGCTGAGTGAAAAGCGTGCTGAGATGACAGAAGAGATTTACCAACTGGAATCCCAGGCTCCAGCGGTGAGTCTTTCCCAAGAGGAACTCTCGCCCAGCATGTGGAAGTCCGTGGGGGGCACGGTGACAGGTATGATCGTTGGTTTTGGTGCCGGTCACGCCATTCAGGGGCGCTATTGGGACAAGGGTTGGATCTTCACCGCGGGAGAAGGAGCCGCTGTTGGTGGCCTGATCCTTTCGGCCTCTCAGTGCGATACTAAACAGGCTGAAACCAAAGTGGGCGGTACGGCCGTGCAGACTCAGGTGCACCGAGAGTGTCAGGGAGTCCTTCCCTTGCTCAGCATTCTTGGCTTCATAGGCATGCGGATTTGGCAATCCGTGGATTTGATCACTCACACGGGGCAAGCCTCAAATGGGTACCTGGATCACCTAGAGGCAGAAGTGGCAAAACCCGCCTGGTCTGTGGGAGTGTATCTCCCCAAGGCCGAAAGCCCTCCATCGTTGGGACTGCAGTTTAACTGGTAA